A genomic window from Salvia hispanica cultivar TCC Black 2014 chromosome 5, UniMelb_Shisp_WGS_1.0, whole genome shotgun sequence includes:
- the LOC125186548 gene encoding cytoplasmic tRNA 2-thiolation protein 2, whose translation MACNSVSCESGCYKDDERPVAANGDASNPRRGGVNVPGVCLKCKINHTISVTHPAVAGSAGEGGKFCADCFRSNLFGKFRFAVTSNAMISPSDNVLVAFSGGSASRVALQFVHEMQQKAQKNFDASRERERVLPVFGVGVAYIDETTMCAEASSEFDEAAKEVELIVSNLTPPTKQFLAIPMESIYSPELAVGRDSLKSLGDVVSDLTGKEDLNKHLRMLSLQKAAFDNGYTKIVLGTCTSRIACHVLEATVKGQGFSLAADIQYVDARWKVPVVLPLRDCLSEELNMLCSLDSLKTVEASQQPRAGINGLISSFVKLLQEENPSRESTILRTAGKLTPFSFNRTPEVDDPNERLATKRRQKKYNLKADKSQPPESFCLICSSPLKKSNVSGLNGLALEETSAEIYAAACSSCQYQILPKDTSSMEHFLSLLPQSITTLAKDTSDNHMFLREQIQDLLLSDSE comes from the exons atggcttGCAACTCAGTAAGCTGCGAGTCCGGTTGCTACAAAGACGACGAGAGGCCGGTGGCTGCCAACGGCGACGCCTCAAATCCAAGGCGCGGCGGTGTTAATGTTCCCGGAGTATGCCTCAAGTGCAAGATCAACCACACCATCTCCGTTACTCACCCCGCCGTCGCTGGCAGTGCCGGAGAGGGCGGGAAGTTCTGCGCCGATTGCTTCCGCAGCAATTTGTTCGGGAAGTTTCGGTTTGCCGTTACCTCGAATGCGATGATCTCCCCTTCCGATAACGTTCTCGTCGCCTTCTCTGGTGGTTCCGCCTCTag GGTGGCTCTTCAATTTGTTCATGAGATGCAACAAAAAGCACAGAAGAATTTTGATGCAAGTAGAGAACGAGAACGGGTATTGCCGGTGTTTGGAGTTGGGGTCGCCTACATTGATGAAACTACCATGTGCGCAGAAGCATCTAGTGAATTTGATGAAGCAGCGAAGGAGGTGGAGCTCATTGTGTCAAACCTAACTCCACCAACCAAACAGTTTCTTGCTATTCCTATGGAAAGTATCTATTCGCCCGAGTTGGCTGTTGGGAGAGACAGTTTGAAAAGTTTGGGTGATGTTGTCAGCGATCTCACTGGGAAAGAAGATCTCAATAAGCATCTGCGCATGTTGAGTTTGCAAAAG GCTGCTTTCGACAATGGATACACTAAAATTGTTCTGGGAACGTGCACTTCCCGGATAGCTTGCCATGTTCTTGAAGCAACTGTCAAG GGACAGGGTTTCTCGTTAGCTGCAGATATACAATACGTTGATGCAAGGTGGAAGGTGCCAGTGGTGCTTCCTCTTCGCGACTGTCTGTCTGAAGAGTTGAATATGCTATGCAGTCTGGACAG TTTAAAGACTGTAGAAGCATCTCAGCAACCTCGTGCTGGCATTAATGGATTGATATCGTCGTTTGTAAAACTATTGCAG GAGGAGAATCCTTCTCGTGAAAGTACAATTTTAAGGACAGCCGGGAAACTCACGCCTTTCTCTTTCAATAGAACTCCAGAAGTTGATGATCCTAACGAACGTTTGGCTACTAAGAGGAGGCAAAAGAAATACAACTTGAAGGCTGATAAATCTCAACCCCCAGAGTCATTTTGCCTCATATGCAGTAGTCCACTTAAGAAATCCAACGTTTCAGGCCTGAACGGGCTTGCACTTGAGGAAACAAGTGCCGAGATTTATGCAGCTGCATGCTCGAGCTGCCAGTATCAGATCCTTCCCAAGGATACCTCATCTATGGAGCACTTTCTTTCTCTGCTTCCTCAGTCTATTACAACCCTGGCTAAGGATACCAGTGACAACCACATGTTTCTAAG GGAGCAAATACAAGATCTTCTGTTATCAGACAGTGAATGA